One genomic window of Cheilinus undulatus linkage group 7, ASM1832078v1, whole genome shotgun sequence includes the following:
- the LOC121512205 gene encoding fetuin-B-like, with translation MRMPASRGSYTLRLVGLQRHQQLQVYGECEISAYTDSNVTLRSYSCAHRQAFEVLRACPDCPTSNNLDEPRVKETSDLALAKFNQESGLAKYFSLEKITRASFQWVVGPSTFVEFIIVETECSNETDTRDLSNCSPMDCHFAHRGLCEGSYMQMMGIRLEDYPDGKIVQVKCEIFEPEVAVVEEQAHDEAARGRTEHHHSTHKHLHTHEHLHSDTPSTDVTVSKSKTSLGSVRNLPPPVRGSPAASSCPGSHRHHLGIRSLGF, from the exons atgaggATGCCTGCCTCtagaggatcctacaccttgaggttggtgggactccagaggcatcAGCAGCTTCAA GTGTATGGAGAGTGTGAGATATCTGCCTACACTGACTCTAACGTCACCCTCAGAAGTTACTCCTGTGCACATCGTCAAG CTTTTGAAGTTCTAAGAGCGTGCCCCGACTGTCCCACATCTAATAACCTCGATGAGCCAAGGGTGAAGGAGACGTCTGATCTAGCCCTGGCAAAGTTTAATCAAGAGAGTGGCCTGGCAAAATACTTCAGTCTGGAGAAAATCACCCGAGCCAGTTTTCAG TGGGTTGTTGGTCCGTCAACGTTTGTGGAGTTTATCATAGTGGAGACAGAGTGTTCAAATGAAACCGACACAAGGGACCTGAGCAACTGTTCACCGATGGACTGTCATTTTGCA CACAGAGGCTTATGTGAGGGCTCATACATGCAGATGATGGGAATAAGACTTGAAGACTACCCCGATGGAAAAATTGTGCAAGTGAAGTGTGAGATCTTTGAACCTGAG GTTGCCGTTGTGGAGGAGCAGGCTCATGATGAAGCAGCCCGAGGACGCACAGAGCATCATCACAGCACCCACAAACATCTGCACACCCATGAACACCTGCACTCAGACACTCCCAGCACAGACGTCACCGTATCCAAGTCAAAGACCTCCCTAGGGAGTGTTAGGAATCTGCCTCCACCAGTCAGAGGTTCCCCAGCAGCCAGTTCATGTCCCGGCTCACATAGACATCACCTGGGAATCAGAAGTCTCGGGTTCTGA